Proteins co-encoded in one Streptococcus parauberis NCFD 2020 genomic window:
- a CDS encoding amidohydrolase, with protein sequence MAIKEILESLEEIKDWQEETYKHLHSHPELSMQEVETAQFIFKTLESYGYQTQKIGGGVVGILENGQGPKILFRADIDALPVKEESGLDYASTVVMEDLEGNQVPVMHACGHDMHITAGLGAAWALAQHQDKWSGTYIALFQPGEETAQGAKAMLADGLLDKIPHPEIALAQHVLTEPVAGQVGTMSGPFLSTAASIKIIIKGKGAHGSMPHLSIDPIVIGSAIVSRLQTIVAREVDPFQFAVVSVGAFQSGLKANIIPDTTTLLLNVRAYSDQIKDQLIKAIKRIAEAECQAGGCQEKPDFEVYDIFPLTDNDGKIAEQVSQSFKTYLGEERTNSYHQMTASEDFSYIPRELGIPYFYWGFGGFTEDQTVYANHNPKFAPAIQPSLTTGTQAAVVAILTYLGNEH encoded by the coding sequence CAAAGACTGGCAAGAAGAAACATATAAACATTTGCACAGTCATCCCGAATTATCAATGCAAGAAGTGGAGACTGCCCAATTTATCTTTAAAACACTAGAATCTTATGGTTACCAAACTCAAAAAATTGGTGGCGGAGTAGTTGGTATCTTGGAGAATGGTCAGGGTCCCAAAATCCTCTTTCGCGCTGATATTGATGCCTTACCGGTCAAAGAAGAAAGTGGCTTAGATTATGCATCGACAGTTGTGATGGAAGATTTAGAAGGCAACCAGGTCCCTGTAATGCACGCCTGTGGACATGATATGCATATCACAGCAGGACTAGGAGCAGCTTGGGCACTTGCACAACATCAAGACAAGTGGTCAGGAACTTACATTGCCCTTTTTCAACCAGGTGAAGAAACTGCTCAAGGTGCCAAAGCCATGCTTGCTGATGGACTGCTAGACAAAATTCCCCACCCTGAAATTGCGCTCGCTCAACACGTTTTAACTGAACCAGTAGCTGGACAGGTTGGCACTATGTCTGGACCATTTTTATCCACGGCAGCTTCAATTAAAATTATCATCAAAGGCAAGGGTGCCCATGGCTCAATGCCTCATTTAAGTATAGACCCGATTGTTATTGGTTCAGCAATCGTCTCACGGCTTCAAACAATAGTTGCACGCGAAGTCGATCCCTTTCAATTTGCCGTTGTCAGTGTTGGCGCTTTTCAGTCTGGTTTGAAAGCAAATATTATCCCAGATACGACGACTTTACTGCTCAATGTCCGAGCTTACAGTGATCAAATCAAAGACCAACTGATCAAGGCCATCAAACGTATAGCAGAAGCGGAGTGCCAAGCAGGTGGTTGTCAAGAAAAACCTGACTTTGAAGTCTATGATATCTTCCCTTTGACGGATAATGATGGTAAAATAGCAGAGCAGGTTAGTCAATCCTTTAAAACATATTTAGGGGAAGAACGCACTAATTCTTATCACCAAATGACTGCCTCCGAGGATTTTTCCTATATCCCAAGAGAGCTTGGTATTCCGTATTTTTACTGGGGATTTGGTGGCTTTACAGAGGATCAAACGGTTTATGCCAATCACAATCCAAAGTTTGCACCAGCCATTCAGCCGAGCTTAACAACAGGTACCCAAGCAGCAGTAGTTGCTATCTTAACATATTTAGGTAATGAACATTAA
- a CDS encoding threonine/serine ThrE exporter family protein produces the protein MTENYNKYIVKVAMQAGIEMLESNAECYRVENTVQRMLQVSEQPITEVFANTTGLFITLDGPDLDEPITLIKRITKRDTNLRKIHIVNQISRDLTSNKITFEEAYAKLMRMDKKNYSKNVVGVSTILLVISFAILLGGDMNEILLSVIAAFLLLFSYKLKDFLALNDFIFGTVATLLVATIIPVIIHLSRMPNPSFDIVVISVLMPLFPGTAFTNGFRDSFKGDYGSGITKIVEALIIAVSLGVGVALGLFIAKGIITWV, from the coding sequence ATGACAGAGAATTATAACAAGTATATCGTAAAGGTTGCCATGCAAGCAGGCATTGAGATGTTAGAATCCAATGCCGAATGCTACCGCGTTGAAAATACCGTCCAACGGATGCTTCAAGTTAGTGAACAACCAATTACAGAGGTCTTCGCCAATACAACAGGGCTTTTTATCACCTTAGACGGTCCTGACTTAGACGAGCCAATAACACTGATTAAACGAATTACTAAGCGTGATACCAATTTACGGAAGATTCATATCGTTAATCAGATTTCGCGTGATTTGACTTCGAATAAGATTACCTTTGAAGAAGCCTATGCCAAATTAATGCGCATGGATAAGAAGAATTACTCCAAGAATGTAGTCGGCGTATCGACCATCCTTTTAGTGATTTCATTTGCCATCCTGCTTGGTGGTGATATGAATGAAATCCTCCTTTCTGTAATTGCGGCCTTTCTTTTACTTTTTTCCTATAAATTAAAGGACTTCTTAGCTTTAAATGATTTCATTTTCGGAACGGTCGCAACACTCTTAGTAGCAACCATCATTCCTGTCATTATTCATCTCTCGCGAATGCCTAATCCGTCATTTGACATCGTCGTCATTTCTGTTTTGATGCCTCTATTCCCGGGGACAGCCTTTACCAATGGTTTTCGTGATTCTTTCAAAGGAGATTATGGATCAGGGATTACGAAAATTGTTGAAGCGTTGATTATTGCCGTTAGTTTAGGTGTAGGTGTTGCCTTAGGCCTCTTTATTGCGAAAGGAATTATCACATGGGTATGA
- a CDS encoding threonine/serine exporter family protein, whose protein sequence is MGMILQIIGAYVATVTSGVLLETPRHVAYQTGFIGAAGYWIYLLVLPHTQIGLATLCGGIVIAFMSQIAARILKSPVTVFYIPSYFPLVPGAGVYRIAYYYIQGNPSLSGKYFIESIFVSGAIALSVFLVDSFLEIYNFVKKEKLHINH, encoded by the coding sequence ATGGGTATGATTTTACAAATAATTGGTGCCTATGTCGCAACAGTGACTTCAGGCGTCCTTCTCGAAACTCCCCGACACGTTGCCTACCAAACTGGATTCATCGGTGCAGCAGGTTACTGGATTTATCTACTCGTCTTACCTCATACACAGATTGGATTAGCAACATTATGTGGCGGCATTGTGATTGCTTTTATGTCGCAAATCGCTGCGCGTATACTTAAGTCACCAGTCACAGTCTTCTATATACCAAGTTATTTTCCTTTAGTTCCTGGAGCAGGGGTTTACCGCATTGCATATTACTATATCCAAGGAAATCCTAGTCTGTCAGGAAAATATTTTATTGAATCAATCTTCGTTTCAGGTGCCATTGCTTTATCAGTATTCTTAGTTGATTCCTTCCTGGAGATCTATAATTTCGTCAAGAAAGAAAAATTACATATTAATCATTAG
- a CDS encoding peptidoglycan bridge formation glycyltransferase FemA/FemB family protein — MRFMKLINCKKEIFINLQEEFKWSNFLQSNEIYELQVSRNNYLFCERLALVENEEVVGLAVINYAKKWRYFKQALLIHGPLLKNGNSEQRYQQAIKLIEEHVRTKKALSLMIHPNQIRTHNNENLQVISQNNHAYINKFLLDKGYLNYYDTDFLLEGDNQNFIKDLRSYNSYKELVDSFSPVLIRNIKKSKEAYVKVRELDESEIYHFYQILAKTAKRRNFSIPDKQFFQQLKTNFGSRAKFMFAYLECKPYEKSLNDQIVDFTKRIAELKQKPDSKKRNVAIKNTKQKLNSYHKRLQDFHSFQINSDILPLSSYLFIEHGNQLLSYFGGNLVEYLVFGGATMINIEMLTYAVDHRIDYFNFGGTIETDKSKDGIGNFNYKKQFGGQLCQYWGSYTKGLTRVGNLAVWIKIKRLTNSKSND; from the coding sequence GATTTATGAAACTAATAAACTGTAAGAAAGAAATATTTATAAATTTACAAGAAGAATTTAAATGGTCAAATTTTCTACAATCAAACGAAATCTATGAGTTGCAAGTCTCTAGAAATAATTACTTGTTCTGTGAACGTCTAGCATTGGTCGAAAATGAGGAAGTCGTCGGTCTTGCAGTAATAAATTATGCAAAAAAATGGCGCTACTTTAAGCAGGCTCTTCTAATCCATGGTCCTCTTCTTAAAAATGGTAATAGTGAGCAGCGGTATCAGCAAGCTATAAAACTCATAGAAGAGCATGTCCGCACCAAAAAGGCACTTTCATTAATGATACATCCTAATCAAATTCGCACGCACAATAATGAAAATCTACAAGTGATCAGTCAGAACAATCATGCTTACATTAACAAGTTTCTTTTAGATAAGGGTTACTTGAACTATTATGATACCGACTTTCTTTTAGAAGGTGATAATCAAAACTTCATCAAAGACTTGAGGTCCTACAATTCTTACAAAGAGTTAGTGGACTCATTCTCGCCCGTCTTAATACGAAATATCAAGAAAAGTAAGGAAGCCTATGTAAAAGTAAGAGAACTAGATGAATCTGAAATATACCATTTTTATCAAATACTTGCCAAAACCGCCAAACGAAGAAACTTCTCAATTCCAGATAAACAGTTTTTTCAACAATTAAAGACAAATTTTGGTTCACGCGCCAAATTTATGTTTGCCTATCTCGAGTGCAAACCTTACGAAAAAAGCCTAAATGATCAAATTGTTGATTTTACTAAGAGAATTGCAGAGCTAAAGCAAAAACCAGACTCTAAAAAGCGGAATGTGGCTATCAAAAACACCAAACAAAAATTAAATAGTTATCACAAACGATTACAAGATTTTCATTCCTTTCAGATAAACTCAGATATTTTGCCACTGTCTTCCTATCTCTTCATTGAACATGGCAACCAACTGCTCTCATATTTTGGAGGTAATCTAGTAGAATATCTTGTCTTTGGCGGTGCTACCATGATTAATATCGAAATGTTGACCTATGCAGTCGACCATAGAATTGACTACTTCAATTTTGGTGGAACCATTGAAACGGATAAAAGTAAAGACGGCATAGGTAATTTTAATTATAAAAAGCAATTTGGTGGTCAACTTTGCCAATACTGGGGTTCCTACACTAAAGGATTAACAAGAGTCGGTAATCTAGCTGTCTGGATAAAAATAAAAAGACTTACCAACAGTAAGTCTAATGATTAA